The following are encoded in a window of Kitasatospora fiedleri genomic DNA:
- a CDS encoding carbohydrate ABC transporter permease, producing MALASTLPRRRPLPAPAAARAARRRAALHWVAVHSTAIAAALFFLLPFVFVFLTSVMTDHQALTSDLWPQHWQWSNYRKVWDTPGFLTWWRNTLLYAGAGTVLTVLSSLPVAYALARFRFRGRNLALMAVVAMMMLPPQVTVIPMYLFWAKQLHLTGTLWPLIVPMAFGDAFTIFLLRQFLLTIPKEYVEAARIDGCGELRTLLRVVLPMAKPAIAAVALFQFFSCWNDYFGPQVYASENPGAWTLSYGLESFKGAHHTNWNLTMAATLLVMAPVIVLFFFAQRAFVEGVTLTGVKG from the coding sequence ATGGCACTCGCTTCCACCCTCCCCCGCCGGCGCCCGCTGCCGGCCCCCGCCGCCGCCCGGGCCGCCCGCCGCCGCGCCGCCCTGCACTGGGTCGCGGTGCACTCCACCGCGATCGCCGCCGCGCTGTTCTTCCTGCTGCCGTTCGTGTTCGTCTTCCTCACCTCGGTGATGACCGACCACCAGGCGCTCACCTCCGACCTGTGGCCGCAGCACTGGCAGTGGTCGAACTACCGCAAGGTCTGGGACACCCCCGGCTTCCTCACCTGGTGGCGCAACACCCTGCTGTACGCAGGCGCCGGCACCGTGCTGACCGTGCTCTCCAGCCTGCCGGTGGCGTACGCGCTGGCCCGGTTCCGGTTCCGGGGCCGCAACCTGGCGCTGATGGCGGTGGTCGCGATGATGATGCTGCCGCCGCAGGTCACGGTGATCCCGATGTACCTGTTCTGGGCCAAGCAGCTGCACCTGACCGGCACGCTGTGGCCGCTGATCGTCCCGATGGCGTTCGGCGACGCCTTCACCATCTTCCTGCTGCGCCAGTTCCTGCTGACCATCCCCAAGGAGTACGTCGAGGCCGCCCGGATCGACGGCTGCGGCGAACTGCGCACCCTGCTGCGGGTGGTGCTGCCGATGGCCAAACCGGCGATCGCCGCCGTCGCGCTGTTCCAGTTCTTCTCCTGCTGGAACGACTACTTCGGCCCGCAGGTCTACGCCTCCGAGAACCCGGGCGCCTGGACCCTCAGCTACGGCCTGGAGTCCTTCAAGGGCGCCCACCACACCAACTGGAACCTCACCATGGCGGCGACGCTGCTGGTGATGGCACCGGTGATCGTTCTGTTCTTCTTCGCACAACGCGCCTTCGTCGAAGGCGTCACACTGACAGGGGTCAAGGGCTGA
- a CDS encoding ABC transporter substrate-binding protein has product MDTTRRSPLARRPLARRPLAALTAAVCTTLLAAACTGTNSGGGQDGSAAGQDVTITFWHGWSQDNEVKAINDNVAAFEKLHPNIHVKVVGNIADDKAQQALRAGGPDAPDVVSSFSTDNVGRFCASHVWADLGPMLRKDGVDPAKTFPAAMLEYSRYQGDQCALPLLGDAYGLYYNKTAFAAAGITAPPKTFSEFAEDAAKLTVPDGDSFKQLGFMPNYHGYETAIAHYLGQYGSTYFGPDGRSNVATDPTVTAALTWQKHLVDRLGGFDRLEKYRTGFGDEFSAKNPFTTGQVAMSLDGEWRTASLAEDKPDFEWATAPFPVPDDQAATYGRGYQTGTIVGIANGSKKQTAAWTFVKYLTTDTDAVVSFANAIHNVPSTLAALDSPKLDADPNFRTFIDIAKNPHSSTTPASINGGAYQVSLQNLSYAVESGQQTDLGAGLTATAKEIDDAVTQAK; this is encoded by the coding sequence GTGGACACGACCCGCAGATCCCCGCTCGCCCGCCGCCCGCTGGCCCGCCGCCCGCTGGCCGCGCTCACCGCGGCCGTCTGCACGACGCTGCTGGCCGCCGCCTGCACCGGCACCAACTCCGGCGGCGGGCAGGACGGTTCGGCGGCCGGCCAGGACGTGACGATCACCTTCTGGCACGGCTGGAGCCAGGACAACGAGGTGAAGGCGATCAACGACAACGTCGCCGCCTTCGAGAAGCTGCACCCCAACATCCACGTCAAGGTGGTCGGGAACATCGCCGACGACAAGGCCCAGCAGGCGCTGCGGGCCGGCGGCCCGGACGCCCCGGACGTGGTGTCCTCGTTCTCCACCGACAACGTGGGCCGGTTCTGCGCCTCGCACGTCTGGGCCGACCTCGGGCCGATGCTGCGGAAGGACGGCGTCGACCCGGCGAAGACCTTCCCGGCGGCGATGCTGGAGTACAGCCGCTACCAGGGCGACCAGTGCGCGCTGCCGCTGCTCGGCGACGCCTACGGCCTGTACTACAACAAGACCGCGTTCGCGGCGGCGGGCATCACCGCGCCGCCGAAGACCTTCAGCGAGTTCGCCGAGGACGCCGCCAAGCTGACCGTCCCGGACGGCGACTCGTTCAAGCAGCTGGGCTTCATGCCGAACTACCACGGCTACGAGACGGCGATCGCGCACTACCTCGGCCAGTACGGCAGCACGTACTTCGGCCCGGACGGCAGGTCGAACGTGGCCACCGACCCGACCGTGACCGCGGCGCTCACCTGGCAGAAGCACCTGGTCGACCGGCTCGGCGGGTTCGACCGGCTGGAGAAGTACCGGACCGGGTTCGGCGACGAGTTCAGCGCCAAGAACCCGTTCACCACCGGGCAGGTCGCGATGAGCCTGGACGGCGAGTGGCGCACCGCCTCGCTGGCCGAGGACAAGCCGGACTTCGAGTGGGCCACCGCGCCGTTCCCGGTGCCGGACGACCAGGCGGCGACCTACGGGCGCGGCTACCAGACCGGCACCATCGTCGGCATCGCCAACGGCTCGAAGAAGCAGACCGCGGCCTGGACCTTCGTCAAGTACCTGACCACCGACACCGACGCGGTGGTGTCCTTCGCCAACGCGATCCACAACGTGCCCAGCACCCTCGCCGCGCTGGACTCGCCGAAGCTGGACGCGGACCCGAACTTCCGCACCTTCATCGACATCGCCAAGAACCCGCACTCCTCCACCACCCCGGCGAGCATCAACGGCGGCGCGTACCAGGTGTCGCTGCAGAACCTCAGCTACGCGGTGGAGTCCGGGCAGCAGACCGACCTCGGGGCGGGCCTGACGGCCACCGCCAAGGAGATCGACGACGCCGTCACCCAGGCGAAGTGA
- a CDS encoding ROK family transcriptional regulator has translation MTTRKTPRSPLAGTPSLLRAINDRAALELLLANGPLSRTQIGSLTGLSKPTASQLLARLEAVGLVVPVGTTAGGPGPNAQLYQVNPAAGYVAGVDVTSTTVRVAVADVTGTTLAEHRVPTKGWSAAETVPRVAEAVAETVRRAQLAPGCLREVVVGIGGAPDPVTGKLRYASHLPGWHSPRLVEELEQALGAPVSIENDVNLAAVAEQAGGAAAGCEDFVLLWAEEGIGAAIVIAGRLHRGFTGGAGEVGYMPVPDAPVSLSSRRKVTGGFQDLAGEPAVLALARRHGLRGADAAQAVAGALGSAEGEVFLAELAERLAVGLAVIASVVDPELVVLSGGTPTAGGERLRELVQEALGRMSIPRPEVRLSAVPGSPVLTGALQRALASTRDVLFSTH, from the coding sequence GTGACCACCCGAAAGACACCCCGTTCCCCGCTGGCCGGTACGCCGAGCCTGTTGCGGGCCATCAACGATCGTGCCGCGCTGGAGCTGCTGCTCGCGAACGGCCCGCTGTCCCGCACCCAGATCGGAAGCCTGACGGGGCTTTCGAAGCCGACCGCCTCGCAGCTGCTGGCCCGGCTGGAGGCGGTGGGGCTGGTGGTGCCGGTGGGCACGACCGCCGGCGGGCCGGGGCCGAACGCCCAGCTGTACCAGGTGAATCCGGCCGCGGGCTACGTCGCGGGCGTGGATGTGACCAGCACGACGGTGCGGGTCGCGGTCGCGGACGTCACCGGGACGACGCTGGCCGAGCACCGGGTGCCGACCAAGGGCTGGTCCGCGGCGGAGACGGTGCCGCGGGTCGCCGAGGCGGTCGCCGAGACGGTGCGCCGGGCGCAGCTCGCACCGGGGTGCCTGCGCGAGGTGGTGGTCGGGATCGGTGGCGCGCCGGACCCGGTGACCGGGAAGTTGCGGTACGCCTCGCACCTGCCGGGCTGGCACTCGCCGCGGCTGGTGGAGGAGCTGGAGCAGGCCCTGGGCGCGCCGGTGTCGATCGAGAACGACGTGAACCTGGCCGCGGTCGCGGAGCAGGCCGGCGGGGCGGCGGCGGGGTGCGAGGACTTCGTGCTGCTGTGGGCCGAGGAGGGCATCGGCGCGGCGATCGTGATCGCGGGCCGGCTGCACCGGGGTTTCACCGGGGGCGCGGGCGAGGTCGGCTACATGCCGGTGCCGGACGCCCCGGTGTCGTTGAGCTCCCGCCGGAAGGTGACCGGCGGGTTCCAGGACCTGGCCGGTGAGCCCGCGGTGCTGGCGCTGGCCCGCCGGCACGGGCTGCGCGGCGCCGACGCGGCGCAGGCGGTGGCCGGGGCCCTGGGCAGTGCCGAGGGCGAGGTCTTCCTGGCCGAGCTGGCCGAGCGGCTGGCGGTCGGGCTGGCGGTGATCGCCTCGGTGGTGGACCCGGAGCTGGTGGTGCTCTCCGGGGGGACGCCGACCGCGGGCGGTGAACGCCTGCGGGAGCTGGTTCAGGAGGCCCTGGGCCGGATGTCCATCCCGCGGCCGGAGGTGCGGCTGTCGGCCGTGCCGGGGTCGCCCGTCCTGACCGGCGCGCTGCAGCGCGCGCTGGCGAGCACCCGGGACGTCCTGTTCAGCACCCACTGA
- a CDS encoding SDR family oxidoreductase → MNEKNEQHEQGAQHEQDARTVALVTGANKGIGYEIAAGLGALGWRVGVGARDEARREAAVEALRAGGADAFGVPLDVTDDASAAAAAELLADRFGRLDVLVNNAAVTGGSPQEPTLVDLAEVRLAVETNVLGVIRVTNALLPLLRRSASPRIVNMSSGVGSLTLQSRPGEETGPISAAYSPSKTFLNAVTVQYAKELRDTGILINLACPGYCATDLNGHRGVRTPAQGAAIAVRLAALPDGGPSGGFFNEDGPLPW, encoded by the coding sequence ATGAACGAGAAGAACGAACAGCACGAGCAGGGCGCGCAGCACGAGCAGGACGCGCGGACGGTGGCGCTGGTGACCGGCGCGAACAAGGGCATCGGGTACGAGATCGCGGCGGGCCTCGGCGCGCTGGGCTGGCGGGTGGGCGTGGGCGCCCGGGACGAGGCGCGGCGGGAGGCCGCCGTCGAGGCACTGCGGGCGGGCGGGGCGGACGCCTTCGGGGTGCCGCTGGACGTCACCGACGACGCCTCGGCGGCCGCGGCGGCGGAGCTGCTGGCGGACCGCTTCGGACGGCTCGACGTCCTGGTCAACAACGCGGCGGTGACCGGCGGTTCGCCGCAGGAGCCGACCCTGGTGGACCTGGCGGAGGTCCGGCTGGCGGTGGAGACCAACGTGCTCGGCGTGATCCGGGTGACCAACGCGCTCCTGCCGCTGCTGCGCCGCTCGGCCTCGCCGCGGATCGTCAACATGTCCAGCGGGGTGGGGTCGCTGACCCTGCAGTCCCGGCCGGGGGAGGAGACCGGCCCGATCTCGGCGGCCTACTCCCCGTCGAAGACCTTCCTGAACGCGGTGACCGTGCAGTACGCGAAGGAGCTGCGCGACACCGGCATCCTGATCAACCTGGCCTGCCCCGGCTACTGCGCCACCGACCTGAACGGCCACCGCGGCGTGCGCACCCCCGCGCAGGGCGCGGCGATCGCCGTCCGGCTGGCGGCGCTGCCGGACGGCGGCCCCAGCGGCGGGTTCTTCAACGAGGACGGTCCGCTTCCCTGGTAG
- a CDS encoding carbohydrate ABC transporter permease: MATVSSALPPALRRKHRRERARTLAFLSPWLVGFGFFFLYPLVSTVYFSFTSYDGFLPPAFAGLRNWDYVFDKYPFFWKGLGNTLWLVAVMVSLRVVFGLGVGLLITKVKSGAGFFRTAFYLPYLAPPVAATMAFAFLLNPGTGPVNHLLGELGLPQPGWFTDPSWSKPALTLLAIWGVGDLMVIFMAALLDVPTEQYEAAELDGAGSFQRFRYVTLPNISPILVFAVVTGVIQTMQYYTQAIVAGKVASGVIGGSGQQFEPGYPAGSTWTLPQMVYNLGFQRFDYGSSCVVALILFALSMAFTGVLLRRKSGFLAED, from the coding sequence ATGGCGACCGTGAGCTCCGCCCTCCCGCCGGCGCTGCGCCGCAAGCACCGGCGGGAGCGGGCCAGGACCCTGGCCTTCCTCTCCCCGTGGCTGGTCGGGTTCGGGTTCTTCTTCCTGTACCCGCTGGTGTCGACGGTCTACTTCTCGTTCACCAGCTACGACGGGTTCCTCCCGCCGGCCTTCGCCGGGCTGCGGAACTGGGACTACGTCTTCGACAAGTACCCCTTCTTCTGGAAGGGCCTGGGCAACACCCTCTGGCTGGTCGCGGTGATGGTCTCGCTGCGGGTGGTGTTCGGGCTCGGCGTCGGGCTGCTGATCACCAAGGTGAAGTCCGGCGCCGGGTTCTTCCGCACCGCCTTCTACCTGCCGTACCTGGCCCCGCCGGTGGCCGCGACGATGGCGTTCGCGTTCCTGCTGAACCCGGGCACCGGGCCGGTCAACCACCTGCTGGGCGAGCTCGGCCTGCCGCAGCCCGGCTGGTTCACCGACCCGTCCTGGTCCAAGCCCGCCCTGACGCTGCTGGCGATCTGGGGCGTCGGCGACCTGATGGTGATCTTCATGGCGGCGCTGCTGGACGTGCCGACCGAGCAGTACGAGGCCGCCGAACTGGACGGCGCCGGGAGCTTCCAGCGCTTCCGGTACGTGACGCTGCCGAACATCTCGCCGATCCTGGTGTTCGCGGTGGTCACCGGCGTGATCCAGACCATGCAGTACTACACCCAGGCGATCGTCGCCGGGAAGGTCGCCTCCGGCGTGATCGGCGGCTCCGGCCAGCAGTTCGAGCCCGGCTACCCGGCCGGCTCCACCTGGACGCTGCCGCAGATGGTCTACAACCTCGGCTTCCAGCGCTTCGACTACGGCTCCTCCTGCGTCGTCGCACTCATCCTGTTCGCCCTCTCGATGGCGTTCACCGGCGTGCTGCTGCGCCGCAAGTCCGGTTTCCTGGCGGAGGACTGA